Genomic window (Paraburkholderia phenazinium):
CGCTCGCGAGATCAACCTTGACCTGTGCCGCGGCGTCCTGTTCGCGGATCGCGTTGGTGACGGCTGCCACGCAGTGCTGGCAGCTCATGCCTTCTACCTGAAATTCGATCGTCATCTGCTTTACCTCGAGAAACGTAAATGTTGCGATGGTTGAATTATGCCTGCCGGCACGCATCTGAACGACTGACCTTCCCATTGTGGGAAGGTGTACGATCGGCAGACACAGTGGAGAAACGCTTATGAACATTGGTGAAGCGGCCCGTGCGTCGGGCGTCACGGCGAAGATGATTC
Coding sequences:
- a CDS encoding heavy-metal-associated domain-containing protein; its protein translation is MTIEFQVEGMSCQHCVAAVTNAIREQDAAAQVKVDLASGRVAVDSAQSADALKAAIDEAGYTVVDAH